The Gossypium hirsutum isolate 1008001.06 chromosome D06, Gossypium_hirsutum_v2.1, whole genome shotgun sequence genome contains the following window.
TTGATCAGGCGTGTAAATGTTTAGGCTTATAGCTTGTTTTTATTTCTAATGCATGAATTTCTCAGAAGTTTTATGTACATTGTGGCACTTTTTTTCTATATGGTTGTGTGcttcatcttttcctttcttaCAGGGGATGAgcgatctgctatcttcaatttTGTTTGTGATGAAGGATGAGTCAGAATCATTTTGGTGTTTTGTGGCACTAATAGAATGCTTTGGGCCCAATTTTAATCGTGATTAAAACGGCATGCATTTTCAGCTTTTTGCATTATCTAAGGTCTCTCTCTCTTTCACAGACGCACACTCACACACACAAACATGCTTAAGTGATGGATTTATTATGGTTTATGTCAAAATGACCAAGACCTTTTTCCTTGTTCTAAACTTTGGGATATGACTGTTTAATGGTAATCTCATGCTTTATATAACTTCCAACAACCTTCTGCCCCTGTTGTCCTTTTTGGCATGGGGTTAAATTTTCTCCTCATCTATTGTAGAAAAGGGCAATAGTGTTTATGTTCAGAATTCTAGACCATAAGTTTCTGTATAATTAAGACCGTTTAACTTTGTAAGTGTGTCAGTTGGTCAGAGAATTCTGGCAATTGTTTTGAAGActtctttaattattaaaattttttattcttcttcaTCTTGTGCGGctccttgaaatttcagcctttGCGTTGGTGTAAAGTTAAAAAGCAATAGTAGTATTGATATGATATGGATCCAGTTTGAGTTTGTAAAGCTTCAAACTCTAAATCAGAGTTTGTGGTGCGGCTTTTTGGGAGACTTCCATATAATGATATAGCTTGCCTCAGAACTTTTGTTTTATTGTGAAAGATTACATGTTTTGATGAGAATAGAGCATCATATTTCCCATTCTTTTCTTGAGTTAACAACTACGATATAGAAACTGGTATAATATGACCACTTTTGGTTTCATCAGTCCTTAAATAGAAGTCATCAAAGTAACGTTTCTTCTTGGAAATCTTTGGACGTCATTTGTATTCCTGGGAAGGAAACAACATAAAGTAGTTTATAACCAGCTAACCCACTTCTCCCTTGGCCATAAACAGCATAAAGAAGATTAAATGGTATCATGACACTATATTTTCTGACAAAGAATTTATAAATGGCTAAACCAAGTAAATAAATATCATGAACAGAGATTTGGTCTCTGATTTTGAACTGTACTACTTTTTTCAGCTGGTGGTGTTGCTAAATAGACCTCTGCACAGATATTTCGAGCAGAATGACTGCTTGAATTATTTCTTTTGTTTCCGTTGGATTCTGATACAGTTTAAAAGGTCAGGCTCTTGGACTTGATAGTTCCTTACATTTCCTTCCTTGCCAACATTCATTTTAGGCTACATTTTCCTTTAATAATGCGTTGCACATATTTCCTGCTCTCACATTCCTGTTTTCAATCGTACCAGTTGAAATGGCTCATGTAAAGTAGAATAGTATCCTTATGCTAGTGTCAGTTTTATTTCAACTTCACTTTCTTCTATTCTAGTTTTATGTCAGACTTAAGTTATATGCCTATCAATATCCCATTGATATTCCTTGCAGATACTTTTGGCTTGCCTGGAGTAGCTTAGTTCTTACACTAAAAGCCTGTTGGCTCAACAAGATGAACAAGTTCACAGTTTTGAGAGACCTCAATTTTGTTGCAAAAACCTTGGTGTTGAGTTTTTCAAAGGTACTCTTGTGGTATAATAATCTTACCATTACTGATGATGTGTAGAGTTGAatgaattttgtattattttattcaaCAATTAGAATAAATTGTATTTATCTCTTCGATATTGAACCGGTTGGCAAAGCTGTTGAGGGAGTATTGTTACAAAGCATTGGGATTTGGTGGACAAAGTAACTAAGCAGATAAATTGGCAATTCCAGGGAAACTTCAATTACCAAATCTTGAGCCTTTTAGGGTTATATCATTTGGtataatttgtttaatcatttcctTTAAAGCAATCATTAATGCAAAACTTTCTCATTAACGTCACCTTATAATGCAGATAAACAaacattttttgtttcttttggttgaaaaaagaaaaataaaaagatgctATTTTTCTTTTGGATGCTTTGTGACTTTTTCTTCTATTTGtaataaaaattgtgtttaatacaattaattaattttagattataaCACAGGTAaaaagttttatataaaaattatgtaaataacaAATGAAACTTTAGTTGAAATCATAAAATTGAGATAATTTGAGAAGCAATGCATTCAAATAATAGTGTACTATTTTAAAATatagtaaataaattttttaaatgttttaatataattaaatataaaaataaaaaacattttagtataatttaatataaaaaataattatattaagaattgttatgaaattatatttaataataattatattaaaatatgattaaattatttatttttatttttatttttattaaattatatttaataataatcttattaaaatttaatattcatatctaaaaaaattctgctaaaggtattatagtcattttagtttttttctttatgctattacatatctattccattcaaccaaacacaataatactattacagttccattccattacattcaaccaaacaattgaattacttattacaaccctattccattacagctctattccattacagccctattccattccagtgaaccaaacgtgcccttagagtttttaaattctttatttattaaatagAATTCAAGTAGATTAAATTGTTAGTGTtgaattttgtaatattttccTAGGAGTTTGTATTTCTTTTAAACATTATTCTGTAATTGCATATGTAAAGAAAGTTTGGCGACTCAAATTAgagataaatgaataaaattaccCTTTTCCTTGGTGAAAAtactgttgttgttgtttttttttttgtgagatGCAAAATGAGttttttgatgaataaaattaTCCTTTTCCTTAATgaaaatattgttttttatttgtgAGATGTAAAGAGCGTTTTGAGAGTTTTGAGTGTTTGGGCTCTTTTTCTTCGTTTGCAATTTGCTACTTTCAAGCCTTCTGGAGTTGTAAATTTTACAACCTTCAAATCCCAATCATCGTGTTTTTAGGAGTCCTTCTTTCTAGGGGTTTTGTAGGAGATTTGTCCGATTATTGGACTTTTTAATCACAAGTTGATTAAATGTTCCATATGATAAAATATctctttcatttatttaacaaGTTATCAAGGAATCATGGGTTTTCGTATCAAtatcaaaatatgaataaaagaTAAGCTAACCAaaccaaatttaattaacttggTTGAATTATTGTCTATGTTATATATTAAGCCTCTAATTAAGTTGGTATCATGAGTCAACCGGATaccaattcaatttaaaaataattaaaatacctTTCTATATATATACAATGTAAGATACATTATTATAAGGCTACTTTTgtccttttaaattatttttatataaaataaataatttacacaTAATGAAATTTTAACCTAAGACAATGAATTTTAaacctttaattttatcattttagcaaaaacttcatttaatttttatgtaaatttttaataaatatatttattatatattttttctctttttatttttttttctcaaatcaaGTTACTTAATGCGAAAATTCTCACAGCAAAAGTTAATAGAACCAAAACAAAAGTAATATAATTTTTCATGGGTTGTTTGTTGGATCTATTCaatgaaaagccaaaaaaaaaatacaaatttattaatttttcttttgatcaCATAAGCCTATTAATTTAAGACATTGAAATTGAGATTTCTATCTCCATATAAGTAGCAAGGAGACTATTATATTTGTATGAAACATGGATAttatcttttttaataatttaatgtcacatcaataatttcatcttaaattttagaattttcatttagatttgattttttttaagataaaaatactaaagtttaaaatgaaaataCTGAAGTGACATTAAActgttaaaaaaatacaaatgatgTGATAGTCCCTATTTCATAGAATCTTTTCCCaccatataaatattaatcatataagtCAGTTGTTGATTGGGCTGTTTAATAATATGATATCTAACGTAAACATTAAGAAAACAAAAGGTAAGAGAAAGTATAATAAAGAATTGGATTGAATTAGAAATGAAAGGTAATACATCAAATCAGAGCAAACACTCCTATTTATATgcatgaaaaatgactaaatataACATCATACTCGCCAACTTAGCCATGATCAACTACTACTAAATCAACATGACTAACAACCATGTAACCTATCAATTTAACCATGAAAAAAACATTTGAATCATGGCTAAATTATTTCCTAAAACAAAGGTACTAATGTTGCGGGCCGCATAAAGGAGCCTGCAACTCATGCACATATTTATTGAACCTTTATGTTCTCTTAGGGTCATTTGGTCTGACAGAACTATGCCCTTGCTTGGAAGAGACTTAAAGTCTATCTATTTCAATCTTGGTTAAAATGTAAATACTCTAGTAAATTGTATTTTATCAAGAAAATTATTGTAAATCCTAAAGGATAAAGATGTATaaagtttaaatcccttaggactctcTTATTATAGATGGGAACTAGTCTCGGTTATTGATGTAATTCAATCTACACCATTGGATCTAAGAGAGCTCAATTATAAATAAAGGCATTCCTTTCATTTGTAATCACTTAGTTGTGATCTTTCAAAGTAATAGAATACTTTTGAGagaatttactcaaacacttagtGTACACTATTTTTCAGACTAATGCTCCATCGACATTCTGCACCCTGATGAATAAGGTATTTCAACCCTTTTTAGATCATTTTATGGTTGTTTATCTTGATGACATTGTGGTGTATAGTAAGTCACTTGAGGAACATGTGGAGCACTTAAGGGAAGTGTTCCAAACCTTACGAGAGAATGAGCTTTATGTCAAGGAGGAGAAATGCTCATTTGCTCAACGTGAGGTACCTTTCTTAGGCTACATTGTGGGAGGTGACAAAATCTGGATTGATGGGGGGAAAATTAGAGTGATTGTCAATTGAGAGCCACCAACCAAGGTAACAGAATTGCGATCTTTCCTTGGGTTGGCAAACTACTACCGGTGTTTCATTGAACGCTACTCTAGAATCACCACACCTTTAACAAATCTATTGAAAAAGGGTAAGGTGTGGGATTGGAACGAGCAGTTTCAGAAAGCCTTTGATCAGGTGAAACAAGTAATGACCAAATAGCTTGTACTTGTCTTGTTAGATTATATTAAATCGCATGAGGTGCATACGAACACATCAAACTATGGATCGGGAGAGTAATGATGCAAGATGGGCATCCGATAACTTTTAAGAGTCGAAAGCTTAATGATACTGAGCGACGATATACAATTTAGAAGAAAAAGATGACCATAATGGTGCATTGTTTGCGTACTGGAGACACTATTTGATGAGTTCCAAGTTCGTGGTATTTACGAATAATGTTGCAAGTAGTTATTTCCTAACCTAGAAAAAGTTGTTTGCCAAGTAGGCTCGTTGGTAGGTTttattggaaaattttgattttagcaTGGAGTATAAGCCGGGGAAAACCAATGTAGTAGCTAATGCACTGAGTCGAAAGCTAGAATTTGCTGTAATCAGTCAGCCTGATAATTCCTTATTGGAGCACATTAGAGAGGGGTTGTTCTATGATCCCACAGTTAAAACGTTGATTGAGTTTTTCAGAGAAGGGAAAACGAGGCGATTTTGGTTTGAGTGAGATTTGTTGTATGCTCAAGGGCATCGTTTTTATGTGCCTCAATATGAGAAATTGCGTAAAGAGATCATGAAAGAGTGTCATGACTTGAGATGGGCTAGCCATCCAAGTATGCACCATACATTGGCTCTTTTAGAGAATCGTTATTATTGGCCTCACTATATAATCTGGTgccctgagtgtagtatattcgtttgtatacttgtaatttttttgaagagattggttaataaaattattcatgaattacatcaataccctttttatattgtcctcacgtggtttttgcatgaaaataaaaataaaagcaaaataaaattaaatattagctcactggtcatataatgtttaactaatactaagcggtattacgtagTCGGattgtaatatataataaaaacgtATTTTAGTAGACGAACATACACGTgcccttagtctaatcgaaaatgagcaaactgattgaaagactaatatgctgtctatcaagttcaattggaGAGATgctttgtaacaacccatttttagtgaaatcgaaacagtggttttgggaccacaaatccgagtctgaaagaaaaattattttaatattatttcatggtctgcattatgatagaaatgtcatatgaaaatttcgtaaagaaattttaccgattttatGTTTAATCttataaaaaggaccaaattgcataaagtgcaaaagttgaattctagtagctaaacggatcaaatagctatggaattcaaaatttgaagtccttatatggaaaatagaccatttaaaggagttagtagataaaGATGATTAGTCATCAATGGAATTTAGTAAattattaagggttaaattggaaagatgaattaattaaagatgataaataataaaataaaataaaatatcatcatattatcatctttcctaaaattaaaggcatagaaaccctagccatggGAGCTTGAAGTTAGCCAACTTAGTTTGCTTAATTAGCTGAGTACTCAAGTcacgtttttaatgatttttatgttttcaatatcgtaatagcttaatttagctatctcggggattaatttgcaaaaatattaaagtgttagggttttttcatggatgaatatatatgaattatgaagttttatagtagaaaatgaaaggttgttgatagataaacaacttttgttaagagaattttgatgaaattgtgatttaaggactaaattgaaaagatggaaaattcatggaaaaattccgAATTTTCAGAAATACATAGGATGCTATTGTTATATATGAAAATTGGCTAGAcatgaaataaggattaaattgtatgaatttcattttccgagcctagggatgaaattataattaatcaaaagtataggggtaaaatagtaatttgtccaaaaatatttattggattgaattgaatgtgaattttattaacttgagttaaattcgttcatatagatctggatagatcaACTACGGAGTTAGATCGATGTAATGAGAAAGTGTTGGATTAGTAGTTTTTGTGTACACGAACACTTGTcaaagtaagttcgtgtaactaaatagagaatttatatgtattaattgaattgtatgtatgtgattgtattattgccatgtatatgaaattaatcacatatcCGACGATGATCGACAAGTATTAAGTCCCGTTCgaacaaataaatgaaatataatggATACAggtttcccgaattggttgtggtcttgtatgtgttgtggacacaccacagctcgcaAGAGCGTCCCGATAATAACTCTCATGAGCATCCCGATATTAGCTCTCTTGAgcttcctgatatatggctcccacgagcttcccgttaatcTCTCTTATGAGTATCCCGatttggttgtgatcctgcatgtgttgcgcacacaccacagctcttatgagcgttcTAATAATTGGCTCTCCGGAGCCTCTCGATTAAAGGCTTTTTCTTgagcttcccgtttatgtgctcttatgagcattcccgaatatgaattgacggattacagattTGTACGCTTCATGTGTAATacccgtgtatccatcgatattttaaatagttcaacgggcaaagttctgaCATGAGACAATGTGAATTGAAAATGAACTATACCGATATatacctgaaatacatgaaaatgatacTACTTGATTTATTGAAGCATAAACTGGTTATTACACGAAtgtggaatttatttgatgactCTATTCATCCATGATTATGGATTATACATATGATTACTTGGCTAATATGATATGGATTTgtgtttaggcatttggccaaatttgATTTGAGCATGTTTAGTCTGCTTACCATAAATgtgaatgaaatggtaagttaaattccatgttatacgaacttactaagctttaaaacttattctgttttatttttcctgttttatagAAATTCAGAggctcgttgggttggaagcttggcgaGGATATCTTACACTATCCATAAGCTCATTTCGGTATAAAAAGtgaattaattttggttataatgacatgtataggttaattagccaatgttggcatgtaaatgttttgattgtaactagccattggaatggcttatgATGAATATGTTTTGATGTGCATATAAGTAGATTTATCATGTTTGAAGTATGAATTTGATTATGCATATATGCAATTGGTACCTAGGTAAGTATGAGTATTAGGATGACATGATAataaattgtcatttgaggtgcttaatagcatattggttgtatgcggtaatatgtcatgtttaagacatgattttggcttgttttcaGTGCTTTGATATGGTTTGTGAATGTACAAATTGTTGTGTTAGATTGATGCCAAATTtgagtgagaaatgtggcttggaaatggcctattttcgtccacacaggcatgtgtctcagtcgtgtgtgacacactacctagcacatgggcgtgtggtttagCCTTGTGTCCCATGtatcttttaaattgaaaaatagaatgttcaaaattattcatacgacctagcacacggacgtgtggcttggctgtgtgacctctgcacctatttaatacaagtcagtatgctcacacggcctagcacacgggcgtgtggctttgccatgtgacctaagtcagtatgaTCCCAAGtttagacacgggctgggacatagccgtgtgtccctatttcgaatgtccacacggcctaagaaaaGGGCGTGTCTCTCGACCGTGTGAGCTGCACGGCCTGGCTACACAGGCGTGTATCCCTTGCATCTTTGAAAAATAttgatgttttctgaaaaattatctgagtactcaatttagtcctgactcattgttaatatgtattttgggcctcgatggctcatataagagacattataattgatttatgatatgtatGTTATATAATGTGAAATATCTGtttaattgatctgaaatttcCTGTAATGTTTCGTAACTCTGTTTCAAttacagatacgggttaggggtgttacatgctttGGCTTGGCCATTGGAGCAGATAACtctcaaaagatagagacatagatgtgactgattgggTTGAAAGTACATCAAacatgacccaagtagaatagatcctgaatttgtttgtggatttattcacttgtgatgttcataatgtgacatactttaatcctaagtggatgatggactatgtatgcatgacttgtatactttgatgtaggTAAAATcttgagtttgaatagataaaGAACCGAAAGCTGATgcattgggtatacaacttctgcagtatgtaacatcattcacaatagttgaattcatagcctaagatatgggtaaatgatatcctctaatTGGCATTACATGATGGATGAAAAGTAAATATGACCATAGGTCGTTCGGCTTTATGATGagtgacttaattactatttgatagtaattgacatttcatgaaggaagatgtaatgattaccatgaaataaaatataatcatattgggagaacaaatttatcccaaaaagattatTGATGTTCTATgatggtaacacacttatgatcgagtagcttttgtaatggtatgtaattggggagagcttagtcacgatactatcgtggaatgacttcgtgactaaatgagtttataattaatgattttttaaaaatcattttaattattttattcttttaaatttttttaaaatttcacattttttatatttttattgaaaatatgaaaaaatcttttaattttaaaaacattttaaaattgtttttgtacttttaaagagtaaagatcaaattgaaaaaaaatgtaaatgttaaaggctaaaaaagttaatttaccttttttttataaCCATTACATCAACAATTCTAACAAAAAAAATGATGGAgggaccaaaattttaaaataaaaaagtagaaGGACTCAATgattcaaaattaaagtatagagactaaattttaaattttaaaagagtacAAAAACTTTTGACATATTTAAACTTATGACTAAATTCAAAGTTAGAATACATAAATTTGAGGTgaaatatatttgaaaactctttAAAAGCAAAATaaggggggggggggaaacaaagATAATTTAGTATGATACATTTGATTTACTAATTTACTTGTTTAAGGGCtgaaatttatcattttgaattttttttaaaaattataatttgaaattttatataatttaaatattttttaatatttttctttatatttttataaaattttgtaatttgtgTTGAGAGGgtcaatttgtttattttcaaaattgagaaggACCTAAGggatatttacaaaaatttatttttcaagttaaaattcaactttattcaaacttaaaaattcgaattaagtaaaaaaaattgaataattcaattcaattaactcaagatttgaacataatttttatttttttcaaattgagttttACTCGAAAAAAGGAACTCATACGTAATTTCATCTCAACAG
Protein-coding sequences here:
- the LOC107901145 gene encoding uncharacterized protein isoform X2, which encodes MHFQLFALSKLVVLLNRPLHRYFEQNDCLNYFFCFRWILIQFKRYFWLAWSSLVLTLKACWLNKMNKFTVLRDLNFVAKTLVLSFSKVLLWYNNLTITDDV
- the LOC107901145 gene encoding uncharacterized protein isoform X1, translated to MTGSADELNRGYFGDMSELKQRGGKLVVLLNRPLHRYFEQNDCLNYFFCFRWILIQFKRYFWLAWSSLVLTLKACWLNKMNKFTVLRDLNFVAKTLVLSFSKVLLWYNNLTITDDV